Genomic segment of Microbacterium sp. M28:
AAACCCGCGCGCTGCGCGGCCGCGACCGTCGTGCGGGGGTCGACGGGGGCGGTGGGCGCGAGCGGCGCATCGGCATCCCCCTCGCGGAGCACGCCCAGCATGGAGCGCATCTCCGACAGCGCGCCACGCGCAGTCGCGGCCGCCGCGACAGAGGCATCCTTCGCGCGCTCCGGATCCGACGTCGCCGCCGCGCCCTCGGACAGCGCGACGATGACGGTCAGCGAGTGCGAGACCACGTCGTGCATCTCCCTGGCGATCCGTGCGCGTTCGGCCGCCGCGGCGATCTGCGCCTGCTGGTCGCGTTCGTTCAGCAGCTGACGGGAACGATCGATGATGGCCTCGACGTAGCGCTTTCGTCCGCCCACGTTGGCGCCGATGAGCGTACCGATGAGGGCGAGGGTGAGCTGTCCGAGCACGGCGTTCGCCGCTGCCTGAAGCGTGATCGCGCCCGCGAGCTGCAGGGCGGCGGCCAGGAGCGTGAGGCCGCCGATCCCGATCCCGAACGCCGTCCAGGCGGCCCGCGATGAGCGGTAGACGGCCATGCCGTAGCTGGAGACGAGCAGCAGCGGGCCTCCGGCGGGGTCCAGCACCAGTAGATACACGACGGCCACGATGTAGGAGGCGATCAGCACGGTCGTCGGCCAGCGCCGGCGACGCAGCAGGAGTGCGCACGCGGCGAACACGAGGACGGAGATCGCGATGCTCGCCCAGATCGGCGGAGGGCTGGAGGCGATGATCGCCCCGTCCGGTCCGACTCGATCTGTCGTGTACATCACCGCGGGGGTGATCGACATCACCAGGCAGACGA
This window contains:
- a CDS encoding sensor histidine kinase, yielding MSSTSGRSSSAGRIPAQDPATEELRLPRPPGMIRRFWARHPLFADILIALVCLVMSITPAVMYTTDRVGPDGAIIASSPPPIWASIAISVLVFAACALLLRRRRWPTTVLIASYIVAVVYLLVLDPAGGPLLLVSSYGMAVYRSSRAAWTAFGIGIGGLTLLAAALQLAGAITLQAAANAVLGQLTLALIGTLIGANVGGRKRYVEAIIDRSRQLLNERDQQAQIAAAAERARIAREMHDVVSHSLTVIVALSEGAAATSDPERAKDASVAAAATARGALSEMRSMLGVLREGDADAPLAPTAPVDPRTTVAAAQRAGFPVTLSVSGEAGAAEPVEFAIGRVVQEGVTNAMRHAPRASAVSVRIDRRADPLVVQIVNDGVAAAPAARSGGFGLTGLAERTAHLGGTLDAGVRDDGRWVLRAEFPAGGADPGEKRSA